One Vanessa atalanta chromosome 6, ilVanAtal1.2, whole genome shotgun sequence genomic window carries:
- the LOC125064486 gene encoding cyclin-dependent kinase 11B isoform X1 yields MSNYEDDQSEDGELARSPVQDEMDFSLSDEDRDNADSLVIKPPQAVIRSHRDKRSHKRTAKDRYKESVRKEKKHLYRDRDKSEKTKREFSKTLEREEMPKDYYREKQYYREKESYREKDVREKEIYREREIRDKDIYREKDVYREKELYREREHYREREMYRDNASYRESGRPKEAYREKEMYKEKDMQREREMYVNRDRQYKYSENDRKRMETDRIESRLRMLSEEGRTQNNEKENRDKTSGDKELEDLRTRLLSKRISKELQSQETKKHSDFEKETKKHMDYEREKNSDRYVSLDKHQQERRKRLLEAEREMVKRKHESRVELEARREERRRRGKKRSVSPEEMTSKKNKTDHSPTCDDSVVTLSDASDMEMKSVSPHSEPEEGEHTNTETEEESSDTETESDRDSKSEVDNREEKSEKDDELEIINEKEQSNQNSKSPVLLKSNNPSPSSHGSVRSRSHSRSKSRSRSHSFSPPPPGENGKPPTEEEKPQEDDEEVRLREEAMNALPPYFPALQGCRSVEEFQCLNRIEEGTYGVVYRARDKTTEEIVALKRLKMEKEKEGFPITSLREINTLLKGQHPNIVTVREIVVGSNMDKIFIVMDYVEHDLKSLMETMRAKKQVFLPGEVKCLMTQLLKAVHHLHDNWILHRDLKTSNLLLSHKGILKVGDFGLAREYGSPLRQYTPIVVTLWYRAPELLLCCKEYSTPIDMWSVGCIFAEFITMNPLFPGKSEVDQLNRIFKDLGTPSELLWPGYKELPAVQKMTFAEHPSGGLRQRIGSDLLSETGHTLLQGFLTYNPARRFTADAALEHAYFKEHPVAIEPAMFPTWPAKSEGNRRTTHSPKPPAGGAAYAQFARADSDESLGFHVQNRSLNVAPGFSLKF; encoded by the exons ATGAGTAATTACGAAGATGATCAAAGTGAGGATGGTGAACTAGCTCGAAGTCCTGTTCAGGATGAAATGGATTTTAG tttatctgATGAAGATCGGGACAACGCTGATTCTTTAGTTATCAAACCACCACAAGCGGTGATTCGATCTCATCGAGACAAAAGAAGTCACAAGCGAACAGCGAAAGACAGATACAAGGAAAGTGTAAGAAAGGAAAAAAAACACCTTTACAG GGATCGTGATAAGTCGGAAAAAACAAAACGTGAATTTAGTAAAACTTTAGAACGGGAAGAAATGCCTAAGGATTACTATAGGGAGAAGCAATACTACAGGGAAAAAGAATCATACCGGGAAAAAGACGTGCGGGAAAAAGAAATTTACAGAGAGAGGGAGATTAGAGATAAGGATATATATAGAGAGAAGGATGTTTATCGAGAAAAAGAACTTTATAGGGAAAGAGAACATTATAGAGAGCGTGAGATGTACAGGGATAATGCATCTTACAGAGAGAGTGGTAGACCCAAAGAAGCATATAGAGAAAAAGAAATGTATAAAGAAAAAGATATGCAAAGAGAACGCGAAATGTATGTTAATCGTGATCGTCAATACAAATATTCTGAAAATGATAGAAAACGTATGGAAACTGATAGAATAGAATCTAGGTTAAGAATGTTGTCTGAAGAAGGAAGGacacaaaataatgaaaaagagAATAGAGATAAAACTTCTGGTGACAAGGAACTGGAAGATTTAAGAACTAGGCTACTTAGTAAAAGAATATCAAAAGAGTTACAAAGTcaagaaacaaaaaaacatagtGACtttgaaaaagaaacaaaaaagcaCATGGATTatgaaagagaaaaaaattcAGATCGTTATGTATCTCTGGACAAACATCAGCAAGAAAGAAGAAAGAGATTACTGGAAGccg aacgaGAAATGGTGAAAAGAAAACATGAGTCTCGGGTTGAATTAGAGGCTAGGCGTGAAGAGCGTCGGCGTCGTGGTAAGAAAAGATCTGTTTCCCCTGAAGAGATGAcgagtaagaaaaataaaacagatcaTTCACCTACATGTGATGACTCAGTTGTGACATTGTCGGATGCCAGCGACATGGAAATGAAGAGTGTTTCGCCCCATTCAGAACCAGAAGAAG GTGAACATACTAACACAGAAACAGAAGAAGAAAGTTCTGACACAGAAACTGAGTCAGACAGAGATTCAAAGTCAGAAGTTGATAACAGAGAAGAGAAATCGGAGAAAGATGATGAGttagaaattattaatgaaaaagagCAATCTAATCAAAATTCTAAGTCaccagttttattaaaatcaaataatccgAGTCCATCTTCACATGGATCAGTAag GTCAAGATCACACTCAAGATCAAAGAGTAGAAGTCGTTCACATTCCTTTTCACCTCCTCCTCCTGGAGAAAATGGAAAACCTCCTACTGAAGAAGAAAAACCTCAAGAGGATGATGAAGAAGTAAGGTTGAGAGAAGAAGCTATGAATGCCCTACCACCTTACTTTCCTGCATTACAG gGCTGTCGATCAGTTGAAGAGTTTCAATGCCTCAACCGAATTGAGGAAGGCACTTATGGAGTTGTTTACAGAGCACGTGATAAAACAACAGAGGAAATAGTTGCTCTGAAACGTCTTAAAATGGAAAAGGAGAAGGAAGGATTTCCTATTACCTCATTGAGAGAAATCAATACATTGCTTAAG GGCCAACATCCAAACATCGTAACCGTGCGAGAGATCGTGGTCGGCTCGAACATGGACAAGATATTTATAGTTATGGACTACGTCGAGCATGATCTCAAGAGTCTGATGGAAACTATGAGGGCGAAAAAACAAGTGTTTTTACCtg GCGAGGTCAAATGTTTAATGACGCAGTTATTGAAGGCGGTCCATCATCTTCACGACAATTGGATTTTGCACAGGGATCTCAAGACCAGCAATCTCTTGCTTTCACATAAGGGAATATTGAAG GTGGGCGACTTCGGGCTTGCGCGCGAGTACGGCTCGCCGCTGCGCCAGTACACGCCCATCGTGGTGACGCTGTGGTACCGCGCGCCCGAGCTGCTGCTGTGCTGCAAGGAGTACTCCACGCCCATCGACATGTGGAGCGTCGGCTGCATATTCGCGGAGTTCATCACGATGAATCCGCTGTTTCCTGGGAAGTCGGAAGTCGACCAGCTGAATAGGATTTTTAAA GATTTAGGTACTCCTTCGGAGCTACTCTGGCCGGGATACAAGGAGTTGCCCGCTGTACAGAAGATGACGTTTGCAGAGCATCCTTCGGGTGGATTGCGTCAGCGAATCGGTTCCGATTTACTATCCGAAACTGGGCATACATTACTTCAAGGATTCTTAACTTATAACCCTGCTAGAAGATTTACAGCCGATGCTGCTCTGGAACACGCAtattttaag GAGCATCCCGTGGCTATCGAGCCGGCTATGTTCCCCACGTGGCCCGCCAAGTCGGAGGGCAACCGGCGCACCACGCACAGCCCCAAGCCGCCCGCCGGCGGCGCCGCCTACGCGCAGTTCGCGCGCGCGGACTCCGACGAGTCGCTCGGCTTCCACGTGCAGAACCGCTCGCTCAACGTCGCACCGGGTTTCTCGCTCAAGTTCTAG
- the LOC125064486 gene encoding cyclin-dependent kinase 11A isoform X2, whose protein sequence is MPKDYYREKQYYREKESYREKDVREKEIYREREIRDKDIYREKDVYREKELYREREHYREREMYRDNASYRESGRPKEAYREKEMYKEKDMQREREMYVNRDRQYKYSENDRKRMETDRIESRLRMLSEEGRTQNNEKENRDKTSGDKELEDLRTRLLSKRISKELQSQETKKHSDFEKETKKHMDYEREKNSDRYVSLDKHQQERRKRLLEAEREMVKRKHESRVELEARREERRRRGKKRSVSPEEMTSKKNKTDHSPTCDDSVVTLSDASDMEMKSVSPHSEPEEGEHTNTETEEESSDTETESDRDSKSEVDNREEKSEKDDELEIINEKEQSNQNSKSPVLLKSNNPSPSSHGSVRSRSHSRSKSRSRSHSFSPPPPGENGKPPTEEEKPQEDDEEVRLREEAMNALPPYFPALQGCRSVEEFQCLNRIEEGTYGVVYRARDKTTEEIVALKRLKMEKEKEGFPITSLREINTLLKGQHPNIVTVREIVVGSNMDKIFIVMDYVEHDLKSLMETMRAKKQVFLPGEVKCLMTQLLKAVHHLHDNWILHRDLKTSNLLLSHKGILKVGDFGLAREYGSPLRQYTPIVVTLWYRAPELLLCCKEYSTPIDMWSVGCIFAEFITMNPLFPGKSEVDQLNRIFKDLGTPSELLWPGYKELPAVQKMTFAEHPSGGLRQRIGSDLLSETGHTLLQGFLTYNPARRFTADAALEHAYFKEHPVAIEPAMFPTWPAKSEGNRRTTHSPKPPAGGAAYAQFARADSDESLGFHVQNRSLNVAPGFSLKF, encoded by the exons ATGCCTAAGGATTACTATAGGGAGAAGCAATACTACAGGGAAAAAGAATCATACCGGGAAAAAGACGTGCGGGAAAAAGAAATTTACAGAGAGAGGGAGATTAGAGATAAGGATATATATAGAGAGAAGGATGTTTATCGAGAAAAAGAACTTTATAGGGAAAGAGAACATTATAGAGAGCGTGAGATGTACAGGGATAATGCATCTTACAGAGAGAGTGGTAGACCCAAAGAAGCATATAGAGAAAAAGAAATGTATAAAGAAAAAGATATGCAAAGAGAACGCGAAATGTATGTTAATCGTGATCGTCAATACAAATATTCTGAAAATGATAGAAAACGTATGGAAACTGATAGAATAGAATCTAGGTTAAGAATGTTGTCTGAAGAAGGAAGGacacaaaataatgaaaaagagAATAGAGATAAAACTTCTGGTGACAAGGAACTGGAAGATTTAAGAACTAGGCTACTTAGTAAAAGAATATCAAAAGAGTTACAAAGTcaagaaacaaaaaaacatagtGACtttgaaaaagaaacaaaaaagcaCATGGATTatgaaagagaaaaaaattcAGATCGTTATGTATCTCTGGACAAACATCAGCAAGAAAGAAGAAAGAGATTACTGGAAGccg aacgaGAAATGGTGAAAAGAAAACATGAGTCTCGGGTTGAATTAGAGGCTAGGCGTGAAGAGCGTCGGCGTCGTGGTAAGAAAAGATCTGTTTCCCCTGAAGAGATGAcgagtaagaaaaataaaacagatcaTTCACCTACATGTGATGACTCAGTTGTGACATTGTCGGATGCCAGCGACATGGAAATGAAGAGTGTTTCGCCCCATTCAGAACCAGAAGAAG GTGAACATACTAACACAGAAACAGAAGAAGAAAGTTCTGACACAGAAACTGAGTCAGACAGAGATTCAAAGTCAGAAGTTGATAACAGAGAAGAGAAATCGGAGAAAGATGATGAGttagaaattattaatgaaaaagagCAATCTAATCAAAATTCTAAGTCaccagttttattaaaatcaaataatccgAGTCCATCTTCACATGGATCAGTAag GTCAAGATCACACTCAAGATCAAAGAGTAGAAGTCGTTCACATTCCTTTTCACCTCCTCCTCCTGGAGAAAATGGAAAACCTCCTACTGAAGAAGAAAAACCTCAAGAGGATGATGAAGAAGTAAGGTTGAGAGAAGAAGCTATGAATGCCCTACCACCTTACTTTCCTGCATTACAG gGCTGTCGATCAGTTGAAGAGTTTCAATGCCTCAACCGAATTGAGGAAGGCACTTATGGAGTTGTTTACAGAGCACGTGATAAAACAACAGAGGAAATAGTTGCTCTGAAACGTCTTAAAATGGAAAAGGAGAAGGAAGGATTTCCTATTACCTCATTGAGAGAAATCAATACATTGCTTAAG GGCCAACATCCAAACATCGTAACCGTGCGAGAGATCGTGGTCGGCTCGAACATGGACAAGATATTTATAGTTATGGACTACGTCGAGCATGATCTCAAGAGTCTGATGGAAACTATGAGGGCGAAAAAACAAGTGTTTTTACCtg GCGAGGTCAAATGTTTAATGACGCAGTTATTGAAGGCGGTCCATCATCTTCACGACAATTGGATTTTGCACAGGGATCTCAAGACCAGCAATCTCTTGCTTTCACATAAGGGAATATTGAAG GTGGGCGACTTCGGGCTTGCGCGCGAGTACGGCTCGCCGCTGCGCCAGTACACGCCCATCGTGGTGACGCTGTGGTACCGCGCGCCCGAGCTGCTGCTGTGCTGCAAGGAGTACTCCACGCCCATCGACATGTGGAGCGTCGGCTGCATATTCGCGGAGTTCATCACGATGAATCCGCTGTTTCCTGGGAAGTCGGAAGTCGACCAGCTGAATAGGATTTTTAAA GATTTAGGTACTCCTTCGGAGCTACTCTGGCCGGGATACAAGGAGTTGCCCGCTGTACAGAAGATGACGTTTGCAGAGCATCCTTCGGGTGGATTGCGTCAGCGAATCGGTTCCGATTTACTATCCGAAACTGGGCATACATTACTTCAAGGATTCTTAACTTATAACCCTGCTAGAAGATTTACAGCCGATGCTGCTCTGGAACACGCAtattttaag GAGCATCCCGTGGCTATCGAGCCGGCTATGTTCCCCACGTGGCCCGCCAAGTCGGAGGGCAACCGGCGCACCACGCACAGCCCCAAGCCGCCCGCCGGCGGCGCCGCCTACGCGCAGTTCGCGCGCGCGGACTCCGACGAGTCGCTCGGCTTCCACGTGCAGAACCGCTCGCTCAACGTCGCACCGGGTTTCTCGCTCAAGTTCTAG